One genomic segment of Musa acuminata AAA Group cultivar baxijiao chromosome BXJ3-3, Cavendish_Baxijiao_AAA, whole genome shotgun sequence includes these proteins:
- the LOC103978944 gene encoding agamous-like MADS-box protein AGL65 — protein sequence MGRVKLKIKRLENSSSRQVTYSKRKAGILKKAKELSILCDIDLVLLMFAPNGKPTICVGDRSNIEEVVARFAQVSPQERAKRKLESLEALRKTFKKLDHDVNIQEFLGSSTQTVEELTNHLRSLHGQILDVQKRLSYWTDPDKISNIDHIRAMEQSLKESLSRIQAHKENYGKQLISLECSGQFQNDMHLSSGLGCAQGASPLQWLHNNDGQQLMLPQDANLIPQRDVGCSTDTSLQNYPAYFSTGKQTDANEPVQEDSLHEFSPNACLRLQLGGQYPYQSYGQNLLSDRTFKPDAENSLQESTIDYQVNQFETPRSGYDASFQNWASTSGTCGVAIYDEQSYTQQPN from the exons ATGGGGAGGGTGAAACTGAAGATAAAGAGATTGGAGAATAGCAGCAGTCGCCAGGTCACTTATTCAAAGAGGAAAGCGGGAATACTGAAGAAGGCGAAGGAGCTGTCGATATTGTGTGACATCGATCTTGTCCTTCTCATGTTCGCGCCTAATGGGAAGCCTACAATATGTGTTGGGGACCGCAG CAACATTGAGGAGGTTGTTGCAAGGTTTGCTCAAGTATCTCCACAGGAAAGGGCAAAAAG AAAATTGGAGAGCCTTGAA GCTCTTAGAAAGACATTCAAGAAGCTGGACCATGATGTTAATATCCAAGAGTTCCTGGGTTCAAG TACTCAAACAGTTGAG GAGCTCACTAATCACTTGAGGTCATTGCATGGTCAAATATTAGATGTGCAAAAAAGACTAAG TTATTGGACCGATCCAGATAAGATTAGTAACATAGACCATATTAGGGCTATGGAACAGTCTCTCAAGGAATCTCTTAGCCGTATTCAGGCGCATAAG GAAAACTATGGAAAGCAACTTATTTCTTTAGAATGCAGTGGCCAG TTCCAAAATGACATGCATTTGTCCTCGGGATTAGGCTGTGCGCAAGGAGCCTCACCATTGCAATGGCTTCATAACAATGATGGTCAGCAATTGATGCTTCCACAAGATGCTAATTTGATACCTCAGAG agatgttggtTGCTCCACAGACACATCTCTTCAAAATTATCCTGCTTACTTCAGCACAGGAAAACAAACAGATGCAAATGAGCCAGTTCAGGAGGATTCCTTGCATGAGTTTAGCCCAAATGCATGTTTGAGGCTTCAGCTAGGAGGACAATACCCGTACCAGTCCTATGGTCAGAATTTGCTCAGTGATAGAACATTCAAGCCTGATGCCGAAAATAGTTTACAGGAAAGTACAATAGATTATCAGGTGAATCAGTTTGAGACACCCAGGTCTGGATATGATGCTAGCTTCCAGAATTGGGCTTCCACATCTGGGACTTGTGGTGTTGCAATATACGATGAGCAATCATATACCCAA CAACCCAACTAG
- the LOC135633062 gene encoding cellulose synthase-like protein D5: MRSQAPLSSSSSSLTVSPCFDHCFVLPFLDLEEAGRGGMMARRASSPASPVTITVSSSGGKGGGDGALRRSIGLTSPVPRHSFSNTPDSPAAAARRSSHRVSSGGGGRYCSMAANDESQELTSEFVRYTVHIPPTPDRQAAAAEAEEALEPESRPQRSYISGTIFTGGLNCVTRGHVIECSADGASVAKSTGMFCKMKGCDGGAFLSGSKPPCECGFMICKDCYLECAGSGGGQCPGCKEPYGTVTDDEDSASETEDRPLPLTSMAEFKAGRRLSIVKSMKGAPNQGGDFDHNRWLFETKGTYGYGNAVWPRDGNGGGGVGFKGFEEPPDFEGRCRRPLTRKKGVSQAILSPYRLLMFIRLVALGLFLTWRIRHPNHDAIWLWAMSVACEVWFAFSWLLDQLPKLCPVNRATDLSVLKERFESPSIRNPKGRSDLPGVDVFVSTADPEKEPPLVTANTILSILAVDYPVEKLACYLSDDGGSLLTFEALAETASFARIWVPFCRKHAIEPRNPEAYFGQKRDFLKNKVRLDFVRERRKVKREYDEFRVRINSLPESIRRRSDAYNAHEELRAKKKWEEVKEDVSEPTEFVKATWMSDGSHWPGTWFSAAADHSRGDHAGIIQVMLAPPNSEPVMGTAATQENNLVDTTDVDVRLPMLVYVSREKRPGYDHNKKAGAMNALVRTSAIMSNGPFILNLDCDHYIYNSLALREGMCFMLDRGGDRICYVQFPQRFEGVDPSDRYANHNLVFFDVTMRAMDGLQGPMYVGTGCIFRRTALYGFSPPRATEHHGWFGRKKTKLFLLRKPTMGKKHDREENDIVLPPIGDDDNDEGDVESALLPKRFGSSATLVASIPVAEYQGRLLQDMAGAGQGRPAGSLAVPREPLDAATVAEAISVISCFYEDKTEWGGRVGWIYGSVTEDVVTGYRMHNRGWRSIYCVTKRDAFRGTAPINLTDRLHQVLRWATGSVEIFFSQNNALFASRRMKFLQRVAYFSVGIYPFTSIFLTVYCVLPAISLFTGQFIVQSLSITFLIFLLAITLTLCLLALLEIKWSGITLHEWWRNEQFWLIGGTSAHPAAVLQGLLKVIAGVDISFTLTSKPATDDGEDALAELYTVKWSYLMVPPITIMMVNTIAIAVGIARTMYSQFPQWSKLAGGVFFSFWVLCHLYPFAKGLMGRRGKVPTIVFVWSGLISIVVSLLWVYISPPAGARRDYMSFQFP; this comes from the exons ATGCGCTCTCAGGCtccgctctcctcctcctcttcgtctcTTACAGTGTCTCCTTGCTTCGATCACTGCTTCGTTTTGCCTTTTCTTGATCTCGAAGAAGCGGGAAGAGGGGGAATGATGGCTCGGCGGGCGTCGTCTCCTGCTTCTCCGGTGACGATCACCGTGTCTTCGTCCGGCGGGAAGGGAGGTGGGGATGGGGCCCTCAGGCGGAGCATCGGCTTGACTAGCCCGGTCCCCCGCCACTCCTTCTCCAACACCCCTGACTCCCCAGCGGCCGCCGCCAGACGGAGCAGCCACCGTGTCtccagcggcggcggcggaaggTACTGTTCCATGGCTGCTAACGACGAGAGTCAAGAACTGACCTCCGAGTTTGTCCGCTACACCGTCCACATCCCGCCGACCCCCGACCgccaggcggcggcggcggaggccgaGGAGGCCCTCGAGCCGGAGTCGCGGCCCCAGCGGAGTTACATCTCCGGCACCATCTTCACCGGTGGGTTGAACTGCGTCACCCGCGGCCACGTCATCGAGTGCTCCGCGGACGGCGCCTCGGTGGCCAAGTCCACCGGGATGTTCTGCAAGATGAAGGGCTGCGACGGCGGGGCGTTCCTCAGCGGATCCAAGCCTCCGTGCGAGTGCGGGTTCATGATATGCAAGGACTGCTACCTGGAGTGCGCCGGGAGCGGCGGGGGTCAGTGTCCAGGGTGCAAGGAGCCCTACGGGACGGTGACCGACGACGAGGACTCGGCATCGGAGACCGAGGACCGACCCCTTCCCCTGACCTCCATGGCAGAGTTCAAGGCCGGGAGGAGGCTCTCGATCGTGAAATCGATGAAAGGCGCCCCGAACCAGGGAGGGGATTTCGACCACAACCGCTGGCTTTTCGAGACCAAGGGCACTTACGGCTACGGGAATGCGGTGTGGCCGAGAGATGGGAACGGCGGTGGTGGCGTGGGGTTCAAGGGGTTCGAGGAGCCGCCCGACTTCGAGGGAAGATGCAGGAGGCCGCTTACCAGGAAGAAGGGAGTGTCCCAAGCAATTCTCAGCCCATACAG GTTGCTCATGTTCATTCGCCTCGTCGCCCTCGGCCTCTTCCTGACCTGGAGAATCCGGCACCCAAATCACGACGCTATATGGCTATGGGCCATGTCTGTGGCCTGCGAGGTCTGGTTTGCCTTCTCTTGGCTGTTAGACCAGCTTCCCAAGCTCTGCCCAGTGAACCGGGCCACCGACCTCTCGGTTCTCAAGGAGCGCTTCGAGTCCCCAAGCATCCGCAATCCCAAAGGCCGGTCCGATCTTCCTGGAGTAGATGTCTTCGTCTCCACTGCAGATCCAGAGAAGGAGCCCCCTCTCGTCACGGCAAACACCATCCTCTCCATCCTCGCCGTCGACTACCCTGTCGAGAAGCTTGCTTGCTACCTGTCAGACGACGGCGGTTCTCTTCTCACGTTTGAAGCTCTTGCGGAGACGGCAAGCTTCGCGAGGATTTGGGTCCCCTTCTGCAGGAAGCACGCCATAGAGCCGAGGAATCCCGAGGCCTACTTTGGCCAGAAACGCGACTTCCTAAAGAACAAAGTCCGGCTGGACTTCGTCCGAGAGAGGAGGAAGGTGAAGAGGGAGTACGACGAGTTCAGAGTGCGTATAAACTCTCTGCCGGAATCCATCAGGAGGCGATCCGACGCTTACAATGCCCACGAAGAGCTACGAGCTAAGAAGAAGTGGGAGGAGGTGAAGGAGGACGTCTCTGAGCCCACCGAGTTCGTCAAGGCAACCTGGATGTCCGACGGATCACACTGGCCTGGGACATGGTTTTCGGCTGCGGCAGATCACTCCAGAGGCGATCATGCCGGTATCATTCAG GTAATGCTTGCTCCTCCCAACTCCGAACCAGTGATGGGCACCGCCGCGACCCAAGAGAACAACCTCGTCGACACCACCGACGTGGACGTCAGACTCCCGATGCTCGTCTACGTCTCGCGGGAGAAGAGACCGGGATACGATCACAACAAGAAGGCGGGCGCCATGAACGCTCTCGTCAGGACGAGCGCCATTATGTCGAACGGCCCCTTCATCCTCAACCTGGACTGCGATCACTACATCTACAACTCCTTGGCTCTGAGAGAAGGCATGTGCTTCATGCTCGACCGGGGCGGCGACAGGATCTGCTACGTCCAGTTCCCTCAGAGGTTCGAGGGCGTCGACCCCAGCGACAGATACGCCAACCACAACTTGGTCTTCTTCGACGTCACCATGAGGGCCATGGACGGACTGCAAGGCCCGATGTACGTCGGCACTGGCTGCATCTTTCGAAGGACGGCCCTCTACGGGTTCAGCCCGCCCCGTGCCACCGAGCACCATGGATGGTTCGGAAGGAAGAAGACCAAGCTTTTCCTGCTTAGGAAGCCCACGATGGGGAAGAAGCATGACCGAGAGGAGAACGACATCGTACTGCCGCCCATCGGAGATGACGACAACGACGAAGGGGATGTCGAGTCGGCGCTTCTGCCGAAGAGGTTTGGGAGCTCGGCCACCCTGGTGGCGTCCATTCCGGTAGCTGAATACCAAGGTAGACTGCTGCAGGACATGGCCGGAGCTGGACAGGGCAGGCCGGCCGGCTCTCTGGCGGTGCCGCGGGAGCCGCTCGACGCCGCGACGGTCGCCGAAGCGATCAGCGTCATCTCCTGCTTCTACGAGGACAAGACGGAGTGGGGCGGGCGAGTTGGGTGGATCTACGGCTCGGTCACGGAGGACGTGGTGACGGGTTACAGGATGCACAACCGGGGGTGGAGGTCCATCTACTGCGTCACCAAGCGCGACGCTTTCAGAGGAACAGCTCCCATAAACCTCACCGACAGGCTGCATCAGGTGCTCCGATGGGCCACGGGCTCCGTCGAGATCTTCTTCTCGCAGAACAACGCGCTCTTCGCCAGCAGGCGGATGAAGTTCCTGCAGCGGGTGGCCTACTTCAGCGTCGGCATCTACCCCTTCACCTCCATCTTCCTCACCGTCTACTGCGTGCTACCGGCGATCTCCCTGTTCACAGGCCAGTTCATCGTGCAGTCTCTGAGCATAACATTCCTAATCTTCCTCCTGGCCATCACCCTCACTCTCTGCTTGCTGGCGCTGCTGGAGATCAAGTGGTCGGGGATCACACTGCACGAGTGGTGGAGGAACGAGCAGTTCTGGTTGATCGGAGGCACCAGCGCGCACCCCGCTGCGGTGCTCCAAGGCCTGCTGAAGGTGATTGCCGGGGTGGACATATCGTTCACCCTGACGTCGAAGCCGGCGACCGACGACGGGGAGGACGCCTTGGCGGAGCTGTACACGGTGAAGTGGAGCTATCTGATGGTTCCCCCGATCACGATCATGATGGTGAACACGATAGCCATAGCCGTGGGGATTGCGAGGACGATGTACAGCCAATTCCCGCAGTGGAGTAAGCTTGCGGGAGGGGTGTTCTTCAGCTTCTGGGTGCTGTGCCATCTGTACCCGTTTGCTAAAGGGTTGATGGGGAGGAGGGGGAAGGTGCCGACCATCGTGTTTGTGTGGTCTGGGTTGATCTCCATTGTGGTGTCTTTGCTCTGGGTGTACATCAGCCCCCCAGCTGGGGCAAGAAGGGATTACATGAGCTTCCAGTTTCCTTGA
- the LOC135632483 gene encoding protein DEHYDRATION-INDUCED 19 homolog 2-like: MEMDSWDRLSSASKRHESILRSRYDMYLGLEDTDGGEDDSRAEFPCPFCFEDFDLVGLCCHLDDEHPVEVKTEIVCPICAARVAMDIVGHITVQHGNFFKMQHERRLSKGSSRSHSTLSFLRKELQDANLRFSCGGSSDTLASSNAAPDPLLSSFIFSLPEVETSKDVQAVISDEESTVDEISDDKVENSAEPTLSYQDEERARRSKFVRELVLSTIIDDNL, translated from the exons ATGGAGATGGACTCATGGGATCGGTTGTCCTCCGCCTCGAAGCGCCACGAGTCGATTCTTCGATCCCGATACG ACATGTACCTTGGATTGGAGGACACCGACGGAGGAGAAGATGACTCTCGAGCGGAGTTTCCGTGCCCGTTTTGCTTCGAGGACTTCGATCTGGTGGGATTGTGCTGTCATCTTGATGATGAGCACCCAGTGGAAGTGAAGACTGAGATA gtatgCCCTATATGTGCGGCCAGAGTTGCAATGGACATAGTTGGCCACATAACAGTGCAGCATGGAAATTTCTTTAAG ATGCAGCATGAAAGGAGACTTTCCAAAGGTTCATCAAGATCTCATTCGACACTTTCGTTCCTGAGAAAGGAATTGCAGGATGCCAATCTTCGATTTTCCTGTGGAGGCTCATCAGACACGCTTGCTTCCTCCAATGCTGCACCTGATCCTTTACTGTCATCGTTCATTTTCAGTTTGCCTGAAGTGGAAACTTCAAAAGATGTACAAGCTGTAATCTCTGATGAAGAAAGCACAGTGGATGAAATTTCAGATGATAAGGTGGAAAATAG TGCCGAACCAACTCTATCTTACCAAGATGAGGAGAGAGCTCGGAGGAGCAAGTTTGTGCGGGAGCTTGTGCTGTCCACGATAATTGACGACAACTTGTAG